The following is a genomic window from Verrucosispora sp. WMMD573.
CCCAGCCACAGACCCAGCGGCCAGGCCACCAGGCAGCCGACCAGCACCGCGGCGGCCGAGATGCTTACGTGCTCGCCGAGCCGGTCCAGGATGCCGCCCGGGTTCGTCCAGTTCAGCGGGTCGTTGAGCCAGACCACCGCCTGGGACACCGGATTCGTCGCGGCGCTCATCCGGTGCGCCCGCGAAGCCATGGGGTGAGCAGCCGACCGGCCCCCACCAGAAGCAGGTCGAGCACCAGCGCCAGCAGGACGCAGAGCAGCGTGCCGGTCATGATCTGGGCCTTGTAGAGGTTGTTCTGGAAACCGGCGAAGATGATCTGCCCGAGCCCGCCCCGCCCGATCACCACACCGACGGTCACCAGGGCGACCGTGGACACCGTGGCCAACCGCAGCCCGGTCAGGATGCCGGGTAGGGCGAGCGGCAACTCGATCCGCCACAGTCGTCCCCAGCGGCCGTAACCCATGCCCTCGGCCGCCTCGCGGACCTCCGCCGGCACCTGGTTGAGCCCGGCCACGGTGTTACGGACGATCACCAGCAGCGCGTACAGCACCACCACGCTCAGCACGGTCGCGACGCCGATGCCCAGATAGGGTGCGACGAATGCGAACAGGGCCAGGGAGGGAACCGTGTAGAGCACCCCGGTCAGTGCGAGAATCGGCCCGGTGAGCGGCCGGAACCAGTAAGCCACCACCGCCAGCGGGACGGCGATCAACGCGGCGATGAGCACCGCCCGGAGGGTCAGCGTGGTGTGCTCACGCAGGGCGTTGAGCACCGTTTCGGAGTTGTCCCGCACGTACTGCCAGGAGAACCACGGGTTACCCGGATCAGCCCGGTAGCTCAGGCGGAAGGACATACGTGGAACTTACCCCGGGAGCCGAGGGTGATCGACGTGCCGCGTCGATCACCCTCGACGGCATCGGCAAGCGCTACCTGGATGGCACCGAGGCGGTGCGGGAGCTCAGCCTGCATGTCGACGAGGGCGAACTGGTCGTGCTGATCGGCCCGTCCGGCTGTGGCAAGTCGACCGTGCTGCGGATGATCAACCGGCTGATCGAGCCAACCGCCGGCCGGATACTGCTCGGCGGCTCCGACGTCACCCGGGTCGACCCGGTGAAACTGCGCCGCAAGATCGGCTACGTCATCCAGAACGTCGGGCTCTTCCCGCATCAGACGGTGGCCGCCAACGTCGCCACCGTGCCCAGGCTGCTCGGCTGGGCCACCGGCTCCGTCAAGCGCCGGGTCGAGGAACTGCTGGAACTTGTCGGTCTCGATCCGGCCCAGTTCGGCCGCCGTTACCCCCACGAACTCTCCGGCGGCCAGCGGCAGCGGGTCGGCGTGGCCCGGGCCCTCGCCGCCGACCCGGTGGTGCTGCTGATGGACGAGCCCTTCTCCGCCGTGGACCCGATCGTGCGTACCCGGCTTCAGGAGGAGTTCCTGCGGTTACAGGCGGAGGTACGCAAGACCATCGTCCTGGTCACCCATGACCTGGACGAGGCCGTCCGGCTCGGTGACCGGATCGCGGTGCTCTCCGAGGGCGGCCGGTTGGAGCAGTACGACAACCCGGCGACGCTGCTCGGCGCTCCCGCCACCGGTTTCGTCCGCGAGTTCGTCGGGGCCGACCGTGGCATCCGCCGGCTGGCCGTCACCCCGGTGACCCGGGAGGTGCTCGGTCCGCTGCCGGTCGACGGCGGTGCGGGCCTGCCGGCGGTGCCGCTGGGCGGGTCGGCGTACGACGCACTGGCCTTGCTGCTCACTTCCGCCGGCGGCCAGGCCGTGGTCACCGAGGACGGGCAACCGGTCGGGACGCTCAGCCGGGAACGCATCCTGACACTGACGGAGCCGGCCGGCTGAGTGCCACGTCGGCGTCGCCGGCCGACCGGTGGGCGGCGCGGGGTCTGACGTCAGGCACCGAAGGTCGGCCGGGTCCGTCGGCATGACGGACCCGGCCGTACGGTCAGCGCCGGCCCCGGTACCCGCCCAGGGTGGCGATGCCGATGATCCAGCCGACGAAAAGGCCGTACTCCGCGCCGTCCCCCGCGGCCTGGAAGGCGCCCAACAGCGACGGGTTGGTCCGGATCAGCGTGGTGAACAGGGCCGCGAAGGCCCCGGCGAAGACGAACGCCGCCCAGCCGGCGAAGAACTGGCTGATGGTGCCCCGGGCACGGGCGAGCTGGGAGCCCGGCAGCAGGTAGAGGAAGAGGAAGGTGAGGACGACCACGAGGATCGCCCTCAGGTCGTCGGCGAAGATCTCCTGGATGGAGTCGGAGGAGTCGAATCGCCAGGCCGGCCAGGCGAGCAGTCTGAGGAACCACCCGCCGGCGCTGTCCGGATCGGTGTTGTCCCTGGCCCAGTCGACGTACCAGGGACTACCGAAGACCAGGACCAGGATGAGCGCGGCGAGCGTGCCGGCGCCCGGTGCGGACTTGTAACGATTGGTGAGAGCCATGGCCCCGCTATTTCCCAGCGGATCGACGCAGGCAAACGTGAGGCGTCATTTATGGTGGTACGCGCTTTTGATGACGCCTAGTGCTTCATCAGGTAGTCGATGAACGCGGCGCGCAACAGCGGTGCCGACTCCTCGTAGCCGTGCCCGGTCATCTCGCGCCAGAGAGCCACCGCCTCATCGACCGTCGGCCCCACCGAGTTGGGCGCGCCGTCCAGCGCGGCAGCCTCGTCCGCATTCGGCAGGTGCCGCAGCACCGACCAGAAGAACCGTACGTCGCGGCGCTCCCGAGCAAGGGTGAACGCCCGTTCACGCAGCTCCTCGGTGGAGAGGACGTCCAACTCCTCGAACGACCGGCCGCCGGAGATCGATGATGTGTCGGTCATGTGCCGAGCCTAACCGTCGAGATCACGCTCGGCGCGCCGACGAGGTGCCGAACCGTCACCGGTCGTCGGCCTCCCAGGCTGGCGGGCCCGTCTCCCAACGCCGGGCCCCCCACGGGTCGGTGCCGCTCACGGTGGGTTGCGCCGGCAGCACGGGCGGCCAGTCACCGACCGGTTGCGGCTGCGTCACACTCCATCCCGCCCCGGTGGCCGGTTCGCTGGGCGGCGGGGGCAGTGCTCCGAGGACCGGCAGCGGAGCTCCGTACCTCTCGACCAGGCGCGTGACGATGAGCCCGACGGCCAGCGCCGCACCACCGATCGCCCAGTAGCTGACCGTCCAGCCGCGCGCACCCGCGTACGCCAGGAACAGCCCGATCGCGCCGGCCGTCAGCAGCGTTCCGAAGACGCCGCCGCGCAGCCCGAACGCGCTGGTGCCGGCGAGCAGCGTCGCGCCCACCGCCAGCACCGTCCAGTCCAACCCCGCCGCCGGTGTCACCGTCCCCTCCTCCGCGGCGACCAGCACTCCGCCGAGGCTCGCGAGCACGGTGGAGAAGACGTATCCAGTGGTGACCACGAGAGCGGCCGGCGCTCCCCGCCGCCGAGCCGGGTCGGCGACCGGACGGAACCGGCCGACCAGCCGACGGATCGGGCTCACCGCTCCGAAGAGGCCACCGAACACCGCGATCGCGGCGAAACCCACGAAGAGTTGTCCGGCGGTCCCCTGCGGGTCGTAATCCCCCTGCACCAGTACGGGCGCGGAGCGCTGCTCGATGTAGACGACGACACCGGCCGCACCGCCGAGGCTCGCCGCCCAACCGGGCACGTGCAGCAGCGCGACCACCAGTCCGAGCAACAGTCCACCGATCGCGGCCACCGCGGTGGTC
Proteins encoded in this region:
- a CDS encoding ABC transporter permease, whose amino-acid sequence is MSFRLSYRADPGNPWFSWQYVRDNSETVLNALREHTTLTLRAVLIAALIAVPLAVVAYWFRPLTGPILALTGVLYTVPSLALFAFVAPYLGIGVATVLSVVVLYALLVIVRNTVAGLNQVPAEVREAAEGMGYGRWGRLWRIELPLALPGILTGLRLATVSTVALVTVGVVIGRGGLGQIIFAGFQNNLYKAQIMTGTLLCVLLALVLDLLLVGAGRLLTPWLRGRTG
- a CDS encoding ABC transporter ATP-binding protein; this translates as MELTPGAEGDRRAASITLDGIGKRYLDGTEAVRELSLHVDEGELVVLIGPSGCGKSTVLRMINRLIEPTAGRILLGGSDVTRVDPVKLRRKIGYVIQNVGLFPHQTVAANVATVPRLLGWATGSVKRRVEELLELVGLDPAQFGRRYPHELSGGQRQRVGVARALAADPVVLLMDEPFSAVDPIVRTRLQEEFLRLQAEVRKTIVLVTHDLDEAVRLGDRIAVLSEGGRLEQYDNPATLLGAPATGFVREFVGADRGIRRLAVTPVTREVLGPLPVDGGAGLPAVPLGGSAYDALALLLTSAGGQAVVTEDGQPVGTLSRERILTLTEPAG
- a CDS encoding ABC transporter permease, translating into MGYDEPGRDGPPEPTSAGPATGAEAVVDDPDAEPGRDRFGVYIVWETLLLLGFGALVYLVWREDPALLRGSGLRDLIVDVVGLGLLALAVGLTLRTAAVNLAVGPVAVAAGLHFAEQGDRGLLGTVGTTTAVAAIGGLLLGLVVALLHVPGWAASLGGAAGVVVYIEQRSAPVLVQGDYDPQGTAGQLFVGFAAIAVFGGLFGAVSPIRRLVGRFRPVADPARRRGAPAALVVTTGYVFSTVLASLGGVLVAAEEGTVTPAAGLDWTVLAVGATLLAGTSAFGLRGGVFGTLLTAGAIGLFLAYAGARGWTVSYWAIGGAALAVGLIVTRLVERYGAPLPVLGALPPPPSEPATGAGWSVTQPQPVGDWPPVLPAQPTVSGTDPWGARRWETGPPAWEADDR